The following coding sequences are from one Gadus morhua chromosome 10, gadMor3.0, whole genome shotgun sequence window:
- the LOC115552445 gene encoding protocadherin alpha-3 isoform X27: MEQRGQRTWRGRWLWLSCFFATVAFRSVSLAQIRYSIPEEVKEGTVVGHIAKDLGLDKSTLRNRGYRIVHGSTEPLFQVNQDDGILYVNRKIDREEVCERSKACVIELKTFLENPLEVHYVAVEVLDNNDNAPSFPEKEKKIEISESALPGARFQIHAAHDRDSGLLSVQQYKLSPNEYFRLEVKDRGEDRKTPILILKKLLDRELVKTHTLLLTAIDGGKPPQSGEIKITIIVVDVNDNQPVFNKDSYSVQLQENTAIGTTIIQVNATDLDDGANGEVVYSFSDDVQGKVREYFDLNAITGELKVSGIIDFEERNRYEIDIQASDKGAVALTTDKSVIINIIDVNDNAPEIEVNSYSKAVAEDSKSGTTVAVITVKDSDSGINGKVLCFIHQDVPFTLTPSVQNNMFSVVTKTPLDREKQSQYDVTIIAKDAGEPSLSSEKTIRIDISDVNDNNPQFLLSPYTFYLTENNSPGDSIFKVQATDQDEGNNALISYHIFRGGDNLLSSFLNINPVNGDISALKSFDFEKLKTFRFHVMATDSGSPTLSRNVSVTVFLLDQNDNPPVILHPLSSNGSAEGVEEVPRNVPAGHLVTKVRAYDADIGYNGWLLFSLKEVSDHSLFGLDRYTGRIRTLRSFTETDEAQHKLVILVKDNGNVSLSATATVVVKLVEPKEAISASDVKSATTDIGDSGVTFYLMITLASVSTLFLISIIVLIAMQCSKTTDVSSKYLPETNYDGTLCHSIQYRSGEKRYMLVGPRMSIGSTIVPGSNGNTLVVPDRRSTSTEPQTTPNPIEMNTWSYRGRPT, from the coding sequence ATGGAACAAAGAGGACAGCGGACGTGGAGAGGGCGATGGCTGTGGCTTTCCTGTTTTTTCGCTACGGTTGCCTTTAGAAGCGTTTCTTTGGCTCAGATACGATATTCCATCCCTGAGGAGGTTAAAGAAGGGACTGTTGTTGGACACATCGCTAAGGATTTAGGACTCGACAAGAGCACGTTGAGAAACAGAGGCTATCGTATAGTCCACGGCTCGACGGAGCCACTATTCCAGGTTAATCAAGACGATGGCATTTTGTATGTGAACCGGAAAATAGACAGGGAGGAGGTATGCGAGAGAAGCAAAGCCTGTGTAATAGAACTGAAAACATTTCTGGAGAACCCCCTAGAGGTTCATTATGTAGCGGTGGAAGTGTTGGATAATAACGACAACGCTCCCAGCTTCCccgaaaaggaaaagaaaatcgAGATTTCTGAATCTGCGTTACCAGGAGCTCGATTTCAAATACACGCCGCGCACGATAGGGACAGTGGATTATTATCTGTTCAGCAGTACAAATTGAGCCCCAATGAATATTTTCGGTTGGAGGTTAAAGATCGTGGTGAAGATAGGAAGACTCCAATTTTAATACTCAAAAAGTTACTAGATAGAGAATTAGTTAAAACCCATACTTTATTACTGACTGCTATTGATGGAGGTAAACCTCCTCAGTCAGGAGAaattaaaataacaataatagtcgTTGATGTCAATGATAACCAGCCAGTCTTTAACAAGGACTCTTACTCTGTCCAGCTGCAGGAAAACACTGCTATAGGCACTACTATTATACAGGTTAATGCGACCGACTTGGATGATGGTGCCAATGGAGAAgttgtttattcattcagtgATGATGTGCAAGGAAAGGTGCGGGAATATTTTGATTTAAATGCAATAACAGGGGAATTGAAAGTGTCAGGAATCATAGATTTTGAAGAGCGTAACAGATATGAGATTGACATCCAGGCATCAGACAAAGGGGCAGTTGCATTAACAACTGATAAAAGTGTGATTATTAATATCATTGACGTGAACGACAATGCACCCGAGATAGAAGTAAATTCATATTCCAAAGCCGTTGCGGAAGATTCTAAGTCGGGGACAACAGTGGCTGTAATTACAGTAAAGGACTCAGACTCCGGTATCAACGGAAAGGTGCTCTGTTTTATACACCAAGATGTTCCGTTTACACTGACTCCATCAGTCCAGAATAACATGTTCTCCGTAGTTACCAAAACCCCTTTAGATCGAGAGAAACAATCTCAATACGATGTTACAATCATCGCTAAAGACGCAGGTGAGCCATCCTTGTCCTCTGAAAAGACTATCCGGATCGATATATCAGATGTGAACGACAACAACCCCCAGTTTCTTCTGAGTCCCTATACTTTCTATCTTACTGAGAACAATTCTCCTGGAGACTCCATATTCAAAGTGCAGGCAACTGATCAAGACGAAGGGAATAACGCACTAATTTCCTACCATATCTTTAGGGGCGGAGACAATCTGTTATCTTCCTTTTTAAACATTAACCCTGTTAACGGAGATATCTCGGCTTTGAAGAGTTTTGACTTTGAAAAATTGAAAACGTTTAGATTCCACGTCATGGCAACAGACTCTGGAAGTCCGACTTTAAGCAGAAACGTTTCGGTGACCGTGTTTCTTCTGGACCAGAACGACAACCCTCCAGTTATCTTACATCCGCTCAGCTCTAACGGCTCTGCTGAGGGAGTAGAGGAGGTTCCTCGCAATGTTCCTGCAGGCCACCTGGTGACTAAAGTGAGAGCCTACGATGCTGATATAGGATACAACGGCTGGCTGTTATTCTCACTAAAGGAAGTGAGTGACCACAGTCTCTTTGGTTTGGACCGCTATACTGGACGGATAAGAACACTGCGCTCATTCACAGAGACAGACGAGGCTCAACATAAACTGGTCATACTGGTCAAGGACAATGGGAACGTGTCACTCTCAGCAACAGCTACTGTGGTTGTAAAGCTGGTGGAGCCCAAAGAGGCCATTTCAGCTTCTGATGTGAAAAGTGCAACGACTGACATTGGGGATAGTGGCgtgacattttatttaatgataACTCTGGCGTCAGTTTCAACTCTTTTTCTCATCAGTATCATTGTGCTGATTGCAATGCAGTGCTCTAAAACCACGGACGTATCCTCCAAGTATTTACCAGAAACAAACTATGATGGAACTCTGTGTCACAGCATCCAGTACAGATCTGGAGAGAAACGCTACATGTTAGTTGGACCCAGAATGAGTATAGGATCTACTATAGTCCCGGGGAGCAATGGGAACACTCTAGTGGTCCCTGACAGGAGGAGTACATCTACAGAG
- the LOC115552445 gene encoding protocadherin alpha-3 isoform X22, with protein MEQRVREAWRQRWWWLVMLAVLNLLRSGALAQIRYSVFEEMDKGTVVGNIAKDLGLDKSTLNSRGYRIVVGTNDPLFQVNTNDGILYVSRKIDREEVCERINHCLIKLKTVLENPLEIHYVSVEILDVNDHSPSFFEKEKNLEISESALPGARLQLQAARDPDGGPFSVQWYKLSHNEHFRVEVKDRGEDRKVPFLVLLKQLDRESVAKHRLMLTAFDGGKPAKSGTIEINVDVLDVNDNSPVFQKDVYSTTLIENASIGTIVIQVNATDLDGDANAEVRYSFGNEVDERLTELFSVDSLTGEIRVVGLIDFEKSKSYEIDVQASDKGPVPLSADKSVIISIIDVNDNAPEIEVTSFSSTVPEDARIGTTVALISVSDLDSGVNGKVICSITEDVPFTLSASLQDNMYALVTKTKLDREQRSRYHVTVVARDTGVPSLSSEKTISVLVSDVNDNHPEFSLSPYNFYITENNAAGGSVFSVKASDRDEGDNALISYQILRDGGERSKIASFLNIIPESGDILALKSLDFETLKTFNLKVVATDSGSPTLSRNVSINVFVLDQNDNTPVILYPVNANGSAEGVEEVPRNVHAGHLVTKVRAYDADIGYNGWLLFSLQEVSDHTLFGLDRYTGRIRTLRSFTETDEAQHKLVILVKDNGNVSLSATATVVVKLVEPKEAISASDVKSAATDIGDSGVTFYLMITLASVSTLFLISIIVLIAMQCSKTTDVASKYLPETNYDGTLCHSIQYRSGEKRYMLVGPRMSIGSTIVPGSNGNTLVVPDRRSTSTEPQTTPNPIEMNTWSYRGRPT; from the coding sequence ATGGAACAAAGAGTACGCGAGGCGTGGAGACAGCGATGGTGGTGGCTTGTGATGCTCGCTGTGCTGAACCTTTTGAGGAGTGGTGCTTTAGCACAGATCCGCTATTCTGTGTTTGAGGAGATGGACAAGGGAACGGTCGTTGGGAATATAGCGAAGGATCTAGGCCTGGATAAGAGTACGTTGAATTCCAGAGGATATCGTATTGTGGTGGGAACAAACGACCCCCTTTTTCAGGTCAATACAAATGATGGAATATTGTATGTGAGCAGGAAAATCGacagagaggaggtgtgtgAACGAATCAATCATTGCTTGATCAAACTGAAAACCGTACTTGAAAATCCTTTGGAGATCCATTATGTGTCCGTGGAAATACTCGATGTAAATGATCACTCTCCAAGTTTTTTcgaaaaagagaaaaaccttGAGATTTCTGAGTCTGCGCTCCCGGGAGCAAGATTGCAGCTCCAAGCGGCACGAGACCCCGACGGAGGTCCGTTTTCGGTTCAGTGGTATAAACTCAGCCACAACGAACACTTCCGAGTGGAAGTCAAGGATAGAGGGGAAGACCGCAAAGTGCCATTTTTAGTTCTGCTAAAGCAGTTAGACAGAGAAAGTGTGGCGAAACACAGGCTTATGCTGACAGCGTTTGATGGAGGAAAACCGGCTAAATCAGGCACTATAGAAATCAATGTTGATGTGCTCGATGTAAATGATAACTCTCCTGTATTTCAAAAAGACGTTTATTCTACCACACTTATCGAAAATGCTTCTATTGGAACGATAGTGATCCAGGTAAATGCCACTGATTTAGATGGAGATGCGAACGCTGAAGTAAGGTATTCATTCGGCAACGAAGTCGACGAAAGATTAACGGAACTTTTCAGTGTGGATTCACTTACAGGCGAAATACGAGTAGTAGGTCTGATAGACTTTGAGAAAAGCAAGAGTTATGAGATTGATGTTCAGGCATCAGACAAGGGGCCAGTTCCTTTAAGCGCTGACAAAAGTGTAATAATATCCATAATCGACGTTAATGACAACGCACCAGAAATAGAAGTGACGTCATTTTCTAGCACCGTTCCGGAGGACGCACGCATCGGAACCACGGTAGCTCTTATCAGCGTGAGTGACCTGGACTCGGGGGTGAACGGGAAAGTGATCTGCAGCATCACGGAGGACGTCCCGTTCACCCTGTCTGCGTCTCTACAGGACAACATGTACGCCCTCGTCACAAAGACCAAGCTGGACAGAGAACAAAGGTCCCGTTATCACGTCACAGTCGTGGCGAGAGACACAGGTGTTCCATCTTTGTCGTCTGAAAAGACCATAAGCGTTCTTGTGTCTGACGTGAATGATAATCATCCGGAATTTTCCCTCAGCCCGTACAACTTTTATATTACTGAAAATAACGCTGCGGGGGGCTCTGTTTTCTCGGTGAAGGCCTCGGATCGTGATGAAGGCGATAATGCTCTAATTTCCTATCAAATCCTGAGAGACGGAGGTGAAAGAAGTAAGATAGCGTCGTTTCTGAACATTATCCCAGAAAGTGGTGACATTTTAGCGCTAAAGAGCCTCGACTTTGAGACATTGAAAACATTTAACCTTAAAGTCGTAGCCACCGATTCCGGCTCACCCACTTTAAGCAGAAATGTCAGCATTAACGTGTTCGTTTTGGATCAAAACGACAACACCCCAGTTATTCTGTATCCTGTAAACGCTAATGGCTctgcagaaggtgtggaggaggTTCCCCGTAACGTCCACGCGGGTCACCTGGTGACTAAAGTGAGAGCCTACGATGCTGATATAGGATACAACGGCTGGCTGTTATTCTCACTACAGGAAGTCAGTGACCATACTCTCTTTGGTTTGGACCGCTATACTGGACGGATAAGAACACTGCGCTCATTCACAGAGACAGACGAGGCTCAACATAAACTGGTCATACTGGTCAAAGACAATGGGAACGTGTCACTCTCAGCAACAGCTACTGTGGTTGTCAAGCTGGTGGAGCCCAAAGAGGCCATTTCAGCTTCTGATGTGAAAAGTGCAGCGACTGACATTGGTGATAGTGGCgtgacattttatttaatgataACTCTGGCTTCAGTTTCAACTCTTTTTCTCATCAGTATTATTGTGCTGATTGCAATGCAGTGCTCTAAAACCACGGACGTAGCCTCCAAATATTTACCTGAAACAAACTACGATGGAACTCTTTGTCACAGCATCCAGTACAGATCTGGAGAGAAACGCTACATGTTAGTTGGACCCAGAATGAGTATAGGATCTACTATAGTCCCGGGGAGCAATGGGAACACTCTAGTGGTCCCTGACAGGAGGAGCACATCTACAGAG